One Arenicella xantha DNA segment encodes these proteins:
- a CDS encoding M48 family metalloprotease, which yields MSRTTVARCVVSIGLSLFLIGCATDPVTGRPTLARSESWEIQQGARYHQEILKQYQVYDDPELQAYVNDVGQKLAAKSHRSHLKFTFTVLDSPEVNAFALPGGYVYVTRGIMAYMTKESHLAGVIGHEIGHVSGLHGAERAAQQPLVTGATLVVGVATGSGDLMQASQMLGGALLSGYGRTQELESDGLGAEYIAQNNYNPEDMIDVIGILKNQELFARQKAADEGVAYQGYHGLFSTHPRNDQRLQGVIKAAEKYRDLSKPEPDDGEFLRLTDGLAYGQSESQGIVHGNKFYHKALDLFVEFPDGWQVINGQTALGAVSPDRSQVVQMHMDSIAPPVDASGYLSTKFTEFRNGQSVATSEDQALAGVVTVTDASTGQRTNQLVSMVTRGTQAFVIAAAGKTQLPDQAFLSVTKSVRRLKSSEMSLAEGRSIKVVTAQRGDTIASLAAQSNLDKYQQEQIRLINNLYPDGEPRPGQRIKVVK from the coding sequence ATGAGCCGAACTACTGTCGCTCGCTGTGTCGTGTCCATTGGACTGAGTCTGTTTTTAATTGGTTGCGCTACCGACCCAGTTACTGGTCGGCCGACCCTTGCTCGCTCTGAAAGTTGGGAGATACAGCAAGGCGCACGCTATCACCAAGAGATTCTGAAACAGTATCAAGTTTATGATGATCCTGAGCTACAAGCTTACGTTAATGATGTTGGGCAGAAGTTGGCGGCTAAAAGTCATCGGTCACACCTCAAGTTCACATTTACCGTTCTCGATAGCCCAGAAGTAAATGCCTTTGCCCTACCGGGCGGCTATGTATACGTTACACGTGGCATCATGGCGTATATGACCAAGGAGTCGCACCTCGCTGGTGTGATTGGGCACGAGATTGGCCACGTGTCAGGTTTACATGGTGCCGAACGTGCCGCGCAGCAACCGCTTGTTACTGGGGCTACGTTAGTTGTTGGCGTGGCGACCGGCAGCGGTGACTTAATGCAAGCGTCGCAGATGCTTGGTGGCGCACTGCTAAGCGGTTATGGGCGTACTCAAGAGCTTGAGTCAGATGGGCTTGGCGCTGAGTACATCGCGCAAAATAACTATAATCCCGAAGACATGATCGACGTGATCGGGATTCTGAAAAACCAAGAGTTGTTTGCACGTCAGAAAGCGGCCGATGAAGGCGTTGCCTACCAAGGTTACCATGGTTTGTTTTCGACCCATCCGCGCAACGATCAGCGCCTGCAAGGAGTGATAAAAGCGGCTGAAAAATACCGAGACCTATCTAAGCCTGAGCCGGACGATGGCGAGTTCTTACGCCTAACAGACGGGCTGGCTTATGGCCAGAGTGAGAGTCAGGGCATCGTACATGGCAACAAGTTTTATCATAAGGCGCTCGATTTATTTGTGGAGTTCCCCGATGGTTGGCAGGTGATTAACGGTCAAACTGCATTAGGCGCGGTCTCACCGGATCGTTCACAAGTGGTGCAAATGCATATGGATTCGATTGCGCCTCCGGTTGATGCTTCTGGATATTTAAGCACTAAGTTTACCGAGTTCCGCAATGGTCAAAGCGTGGCAACATCCGAAGACCAAGCGTTGGCTGGTGTGGTCACGGTAACCGACGCGAGTACTGGGCAACGTACCAATCAATTGGTCAGCATGGTGACGCGTGGCACACAAGCATTTGTGATTGCAGCGGCCGGTAAGACACAATTACCGGATCAAGCATTTTTATCGGTAACTAAAAGTGTTCGGCGCTTAAAATCCAGCGAAATGAGCCTAGCTGAAGGGCGCTCGATCAAGGTGGTCACAGCACAACGTGGTGATACGATTGCATCGCTGGCCGCGCAATCAAATCTTGATAAGTACCAACAAGAACAAATCCGCCTTATTAATAATTTGTACCCAGATGGTGAGCCCAGACCAGGTCAGCGCATTAAAGTCGTTAAGTAG
- the lepB gene encoding signal peptidase I has protein sequence MKRFLLGMLMVVGVAALGLYVFNPSGTPSLDPRARIFGHIPYRLPATSMEPTLLAGDYIVSSTFAYIKQSPQHGDIITFRYPRDPKQVYIKRVIGLPGDMIEVRGHQVFRNDIALDEPYVQHTHEREPAGKWQVPDSMYFVLGDNRDNSADSRVWGFLPQGLVEGKAIYVWVSKQGNTGSINAGVPR, from the coding sequence ATGAAACGTTTTTTACTGGGTATGTTAATGGTGGTTGGCGTCGCCGCACTCGGGCTCTACGTTTTCAATCCGAGCGGCACACCTAGCCTCGACCCAAGAGCGCGAATCTTTGGGCATATTCCGTATCGTCTTCCAGCTACCTCAATGGAACCAACATTACTGGCCGGCGACTACATTGTTTCAAGCACATTCGCCTATATAAAACAGAGCCCTCAACACGGCGACATTATCACCTTTCGGTATCCGCGTGACCCCAAGCAGGTCTACATCAAGCGAGTAATAGGCTTACCTGGAGACATGATTGAAGTGCGCGGCCATCAGGTTTTTCGCAACGATATCGCGTTAGACGAACCCTATGTGCAGCACACGCACGAACGCGAACCCGCCGGTAAATGGCAGGTTCCAGATAGTATGTATTTTGTACTAGGCGACAACCGCGACAATAGTGCTGATAGTCGGGTCTGGGGCTTCCTGCCGCAAGGTTTAGTCGAGGGTAAGGCGATCTATGTATGGGTATCAAAACAAGGCAACACCGGCTCAATCAATGCCGGCGTACCTCGTTAA